From Micromonospora sp. NBC_01699, a single genomic window includes:
- the darT gene encoding type II toxin-antitoxin system toxin DNA ADP-ribosyl transferase DarT, translating into MTDPIRPPRRALIMHFTHISNLPSILSAGRLVADNAVSSRLITDVGAADIKTSRRRRVVPCAPGGVVADYVPFYFAPRSPMMYRIACEHRDGKPDCYPGGDDPLIYLVSSVDRVAGSGVPWVASDGNCAAHLTRFSPLIHDLEDLVDWPLMRERIWRDVPEDQDRVRRRMAEFLVHREIPLSLITGYAVRTTARKAELEQVLRSADIIDRYVAVRPDWYYGYPRGEVRE; encoded by the coding sequence GTGACCGACCCGATCCGTCCACCGAGGCGGGCACTGATCATGCATTTCACACACATCAGCAATCTTCCGTCGATTCTTTCCGCTGGAAGGCTTGTCGCCGACAACGCGGTCAGCTCACGATTGATCACGGACGTCGGTGCGGCCGATATCAAGACAAGCCGTCGCAGGCGAGTGGTCCCCTGCGCGCCCGGTGGAGTCGTGGCTGACTACGTGCCGTTCTACTTCGCCCCCCGCTCGCCGATGATGTACAGGATTGCGTGTGAGCACCGCGACGGAAAGCCGGACTGTTACCCAGGCGGAGACGATCCTTTGATCTACCTGGTCAGCTCGGTCGACAGGGTAGCCGGGTCCGGGGTGCCCTGGGTTGCCAGCGACGGCAACTGCGCCGCCCATCTCACCCGATTCTCGCCCTTGATCCATGATCTGGAAGATTTGGTCGATTGGCCCCTTATGCGAGAACGAATCTGGCGAGATGTGCCAGAGGATCAAGATCGCGTCAGGCGCAGGATGGCAGAGTTCCTGGTCCATCGTGAGATCCCGCTCAGCCTGATCACGGGCTACGCCGTTCGGACGACGGCCCGGAAGGCCGAGCTTGAGCAGGTCCTACGCTCGGCTGACATCATCGACCGGTACGTTGCTGTCAGACCGGACTGGTACTACGGATATCCGCGAGGGGAGGTGCGAGAGTGA
- a CDS encoding MerR family transcriptional regulator, which produces MKISVLSRQSGVPVATIKFYLREQLLPPGTPTARNQAEYDEEHLIRLKLIRVLTGIGMMSIASVREVLAAIDDNFLSPRAVAKVVTKALLTEYPSDDSEPGALEAARSRIDEFVRDVGWRVDPDAPARATLAQVFVALRYLGWNGDIDAFALYASAADALARRELDESPQENTASAVARTVLYEVAFAAMRRMAYEHYLALRAAGAGAPEQAPPVD; this is translated from the coding sequence ATGAAAATTTCGGTACTCAGCCGGCAGAGCGGGGTCCCGGTTGCGACGATCAAGTTCTACCTGAGAGAGCAGCTGCTGCCACCAGGTACACCTACCGCCCGGAACCAGGCCGAGTACGACGAAGAGCATCTTATACGGCTAAAACTAATTCGGGTCCTGACCGGCATAGGAATGATGAGCATCGCCTCGGTCCGCGAGGTACTGGCAGCGATCGACGACAATTTCCTCTCACCTCGGGCGGTGGCCAAGGTGGTCACCAAGGCACTGCTCACGGAGTACCCCTCGGACGACTCGGAGCCCGGCGCCCTGGAGGCGGCACGGTCGCGTATTGACGAATTTGTCCGCGATGTCGGTTGGCGGGTTGATCCTGACGCACCGGCCAGGGCCACCCTGGCGCAGGTCTTCGTGGCGCTGCGGTACCTCGGCTGGAACGGCGACATCGACGCCTTCGCGCTGTACGCCTCCGCCGCCGACGCCCTGGCCAGGCGCGAGCTGGACGAGTCGCCGCAGGAGAACACCGCCTCGGCGGTAGCCCGCACCGTGCTGTACGAGGTGGCGTTCGCCGCCATGCGCCGGATGGCGTACGAGCACTATCTCGCCCTGCGTGCGGCCGGCGCCGGGGCCCCCGAACAGGCCCCGCCGGTCGACTGA
- a CDS encoding CRTAC1 family protein: MPSKPGVLRRLTPALFVLVLTGTLFVAAQLPEASAEDRASMASRFRFVELPIALPEGLPQRHVREVNPEYEHIKSWISSVGAAISVNDLDGGGVANDLCLVDTRSDAVIVTPAPESGGTYPPFVLDPAPLPMNATMAPMGCAPGDFNQDGWTDLLVYFWGRTPVLYMQRGTSAPLSLATYRPMELIQYGTAPDGLYHGPQWNTNAVNIADFDGDGHPDIGVFNYFPDTAVLDPQGLKGVTMNHSMSRAQNAGGAHMMRWKSATVGAEPSVTYEEQRSIDPDLATGWTLGAGSADLDGDLLPELYIANDFGNDRFFHNVSTPGNIKFTVAEGRRGAFTPKSLVVGHDSFKGMSIEFGDLNSTGRFDMFVSNITASWGIEESNFLWKNTADNVEEARDKLSRGIAPFDNKAAEANIAWVGWGWDSKMADFDNSGQLTVVQTTGFVKGHINRWNWLQELAMANDLMLAEPHMWPNAEPGDDIAGSSPFAFWVREDNGRYVDLAPDLGMTDTTPSRGVAVADVNADGSQDFAVARQWGPPAYFRNTKPADGNFLGLRLHRPVAGATPGATGPIGTPAYGALVKIVTKSGRTQVAQLDGGGGHSGKRSFDIFFGLGDEANQPVSAEICWRDLNGTMHKQTLDLSPGWHDFMLTSQAQEVAGS, translated from the coding sequence ATGCCATCGAAACCCGGCGTCCTTCGCCGGTTAACCCCGGCCCTGTTCGTGCTCGTCCTGACGGGCACCCTGTTCGTGGCCGCTCAACTACCGGAGGCGTCGGCCGAAGATCGTGCGTCGATGGCCTCGCGGTTCCGGTTCGTCGAGTTGCCCATCGCACTGCCCGAAGGGCTGCCGCAGCGCCATGTCCGCGAGGTGAACCCCGAATACGAGCACATCAAGTCCTGGATCTCCTCGGTCGGCGCGGCCATCTCGGTCAACGACCTCGACGGGGGCGGGGTCGCCAACGACCTGTGCCTGGTAGACACGCGCAGTGACGCGGTGATCGTCACTCCGGCGCCGGAGAGCGGCGGCACCTACCCGCCGTTCGTGCTCGACCCGGCCCCGTTGCCGATGAACGCGACGATGGCGCCGATGGGCTGTGCCCCCGGTGACTTCAACCAGGACGGCTGGACCGACCTGCTGGTCTACTTCTGGGGTCGGACGCCCGTGCTGTACATGCAGCGCGGCACGTCCGCGCCGCTGAGCCTGGCCACCTACCGCCCGATGGAGCTGATCCAGTACGGCACCGCGCCGGACGGGCTTTACCACGGGCCGCAGTGGAACACCAATGCGGTGAACATCGCCGACTTCGACGGCGACGGGCACCCCGACATCGGGGTGTTCAACTACTTCCCGGACACGGCCGTGCTGGACCCGCAGGGGCTCAAGGGCGTGACGATGAACCACTCCATGTCGCGGGCCCAGAACGCCGGCGGCGCGCACATGATGCGCTGGAAGTCCGCCACGGTCGGCGCCGAGCCGTCGGTGACGTACGAGGAGCAGCGGTCCATCGACCCGGACCTGGCCACCGGCTGGACCCTCGGTGCCGGCTCGGCCGACCTGGACGGCGATCTGCTGCCCGAGCTGTACATCGCCAACGACTTCGGCAACGACCGGTTCTTCCACAATGTCTCCACCCCGGGCAACATCAAGTTCACCGTCGCCGAGGGCCGTCGGGGCGCTTTCACCCCGAAGTCGCTGGTTGTCGGGCACGACTCCTTCAAGGGCATGTCGATCGAGTTCGGCGACCTGAACTCGACCGGCCGGTTCGACATGTTCGTCAGCAACATCACCGCGAGCTGGGGCATCGAGGAGAGCAACTTCCTCTGGAAGAACACCGCGGACAACGTCGAAGAGGCGCGGGACAAGCTCAGCCGCGGCATCGCCCCGTTCGACAACAAGGCCGCCGAGGCGAACATCGCCTGGGTCGGCTGGGGCTGGGACTCCAAGATGGCCGACTTCGACAACAGCGGCCAGCTCACCGTCGTCCAGACCACCGGCTTCGTGAAGGGCCACATCAACCGTTGGAACTGGCTCCAGGAACTCGCCATGGCCAACGACCTCATGCTGGCCGAACCGCACATGTGGCCGAACGCGGAACCCGGTGACGACATCGCCGGCTCGTCCCCGTTCGCCTTCTGGGTGCGAGAGGACAACGGTCGGTACGTCGACCTCGCCCCGGACCTCGGGATGACCGACACCACGCCGTCGCGCGGGGTCGCCGTCGCCGACGTCAACGCCGACGGCAGCCAGGACTTCGCCGTCGCCCGACAGTGGGGACCGCCGGCGTACTTCCGCAACACCAAGCCCGCCGACGGCAACTTCCTCGGCCTTCGGCTGCACCGGCCGGTGGCCGGCGCCACACCGGGCGCGACCGGTCCGATCGGCACCCCGGCGTACGGGGCGCTGGTGAAGATCGTGACCAAGTCCGGGCGTACGCAGGTGGCCCAGCTCGACGGCGGCGGTGGCCACTCCGGCAAGCGCAGCTTCGACATCTTCTTCGGGCTCGGCGACGAGGCGAACCAGCCGGTCTCCGCCGAGATCTGCTGGCGTGACCTCAACGGCACGATGCACAAGCAGACGCTCGACCTGAGCCCCGGTTGGCACGACTTCATGCTTACCAGCCAGGCCCAGGAGGTGGCGGGCTCATGA
- a CDS encoding epoxide hydrolase family protein: MRPFRIEVLQAQLDDLTRRLEQTRWPDEAPGVGWTYGIPLGYTRELAEYWRTTYDWRAWEARLNSYPQFRTEIDGHDVHFLHVRSARADALPLLLTHGWPGSVVEFLDVIGPLTDPAGYGSDPADAFHVIIPTVPGFGLSGQAAGWSVQRAAPAWAELMRRLGYSRYVAHGGDTGALISRQLGLIDPDHLAAVHLTLIPSASLTAENADPSDPAEQQAVGNAARFDYEIGAYALLQATRPQSLAYGLTDSPVGQLAWIVERFKDWTDSTDVPEDAVDRDAMLTNVMIYWLNATAGSSARYYKEETSNWGEPEPPSSVPTAVAVLPRDIGAPVRRLAETNHRIVRWTEYDRGGHFAAMEVPDLLVADLRTSFHPYRPTPQPPH; this comes from the coding sequence ATCCGGCCTTTTCGCATCGAAGTATTGCAGGCGCAGCTTGACGATCTCACCCGCCGGCTGGAGCAGACCCGGTGGCCGGACGAGGCGCCCGGCGTCGGCTGGACCTACGGCATACCGCTCGGCTACACCCGAGAGCTGGCCGAATACTGGCGCACGACGTACGACTGGCGGGCCTGGGAGGCGCGGCTGAACTCGTACCCGCAGTTCCGTACGGAGATCGACGGGCACGACGTACATTTCCTGCACGTGCGCTCGGCGCGGGCCGACGCGCTGCCGCTGCTGCTCACTCACGGCTGGCCCGGTTCGGTGGTCGAGTTCCTCGACGTGATCGGTCCGCTGACCGACCCGGCCGGGTACGGCAGCGACCCGGCCGACGCGTTCCACGTGATCATCCCGACCGTGCCGGGGTTCGGCCTCTCCGGCCAGGCCGCCGGCTGGTCGGTACAGCGGGCCGCGCCCGCCTGGGCCGAGCTGATGCGCCGGCTCGGCTACTCCCGGTACGTCGCGCACGGCGGCGACACCGGGGCGCTGATCTCCCGGCAACTCGGGCTGATCGACCCGGATCATCTGGCGGCGGTGCACCTGACCCTGATCCCGTCGGCGTCGCTGACCGCCGAGAACGCCGACCCGTCCGATCCGGCCGAGCAGCAGGCGGTCGGGAACGCGGCCCGCTTCGACTACGAGATCGGCGCGTACGCGCTGCTCCAGGCCACCCGCCCGCAGAGTCTCGCGTACGGGCTGACCGACTCGCCGGTGGGGCAGCTCGCCTGGATCGTGGAGCGGTTCAAGGACTGGACCGACTCCACCGATGTACCCGAGGACGCGGTCGACCGGGACGCGATGCTGACCAACGTGATGATCTACTGGCTGAACGCCACCGCCGGCTCGTCGGCCCGGTACTACAAGGAGGAGACCTCCAACTGGGGTGAGCCGGAGCCACCGTCGAGCGTACCCACGGCGGTCGCCGTGCTGCCCCGCGACATCGGCGCCCCGGTACGCCGCCTCGCCGAGACCAACCACAGGATCGTCCGCTGGACCGAGTACGACCGCGGCGGCCACTTCGCCGCCATGGAAGTCCCCGACCTCCTCGTCGCCGACCTCCGGACCTCCTTCCACCCGTACCGCCCCACCCCCCAGCCCCCGCACTAA
- a CDS encoding enediyne biosynthesis protein: protein MTHVERISTTGVGVRPPAATAPARTDQAVTASTGAPARTNRIDPTDPRYLALRNFAISMSIFNILGYSVFGFEQPWTWPLFALAIGYTTEFVCETIAAWAGKRPAEYAGNGAWGLYTFLLPAHITSLAANMLLYANNIFWPIAFAVVVSVGQKYVLRAPIKGRFRHFMNPSNFGITITLLAFSWVNIAPPYHFTENVPDVIRIVIPVVILAAGTVLNAALTKKVGLIMGWGGGFVLQALVRHWIWDVSLWGALVPMTGVAFILFTNYMVTDPGTTPSRFRDQFMFGASVATVYGILMAFNIVYTLFFAVTLVCLARGTWWWMRWLGERRRERAAAPVTVVAQPATA, encoded by the coding sequence ATGACCCACGTCGAACGCATCAGCACCACCGGTGTCGGCGTCCGTCCCCCGGCCGCCACCGCGCCGGCCCGGACCGACCAGGCGGTCACCGCCTCGACCGGGGCACCCGCCCGGACGAACCGGATCGACCCGACCGACCCGCGCTACCTGGCGCTGCGGAACTTCGCCATCTCGATGAGCATCTTCAACATCCTCGGCTACTCGGTCTTCGGATTCGAGCAGCCGTGGACGTGGCCGCTGTTCGCCCTCGCGATCGGCTACACCACCGAGTTCGTCTGCGAGACGATCGCGGCCTGGGCCGGAAAGCGGCCCGCGGAGTACGCCGGCAACGGGGCCTGGGGGCTCTACACCTTCCTGCTGCCCGCCCACATCACCTCGCTCGCGGCGAACATGCTGCTCTACGCGAACAACATCTTCTGGCCGATCGCCTTCGCCGTCGTGGTCTCGGTGGGTCAGAAGTACGTCCTGCGGGCGCCGATCAAGGGCCGGTTCCGGCACTTCATGAACCCGTCCAACTTCGGCATCACGATCACCCTGCTGGCGTTCTCCTGGGTGAACATCGCGCCGCCGTACCACTTCACGGAAAACGTGCCGGACGTGATCCGGATCGTGATCCCGGTGGTCATCCTCGCGGCCGGTACGGTGCTCAACGCCGCCCTGACCAAGAAGGTCGGCCTGATCATGGGCTGGGGCGGTGGTTTCGTGCTCCAGGCCCTGGTCCGGCACTGGATCTGGGACGTGTCGCTATGGGGTGCGCTGGTGCCGATGACCGGGGTGGCCTTCATCCTGTTCACCAACTACATGGTCACCGACCCCGGCACCACCCCGAGCCGGTTCCGGGACCAGTTCATGTTCGGTGCCAGCGTGGCCACGGTCTACGGCATTCTGATGGCATTCAACATCGTCTATACTCTGTTCTTCGCGGTCACCCTCGTCTGCCTGGCCCGCGGAACGTGGTGGTGGATGCGGTGGCTCGGTGAGCGTCGGCGCGAACGTGCGGCCGCTCCGGTAACGGTGGTGGCACAACCGGCAACCGCCTGA
- a CDS encoding helix-turn-helix transcriptional regulator, producing the protein MLANASRLLRLLTLLQSRRDWSGAELADRLGISARTLRRDVDKLRELDYPVWAGIGPGARYRLGSGAALPPLVLDDDEAIAVAVALRTVAGGGVTDIGETALRALMKLEQVLPSRLRHRVGAMQIDTVPVAADGPAVDTDLLTLVATACRDRQLLRFDYRSYDDTESVRRTEPYRLVSWGRRWYLVAWDLDREGWRSFRLDRLRPYTPVGPRFAGTRQPPDNGDAAAFLSRSVAEVWPIQASVLLHAPAETIRDRIWPLHGRLEAVDGHTCRLHLGADTPRMLAYLLSVLDVDFTVESPPEMVAHLHAVSARFDRAAISSSAYSDLSFDSGHRQTQPIIH; encoded by the coding sequence ATGTTGGCGAACGCGTCCCGGCTGCTGCGACTGCTCACCCTGCTCCAGAGCCGGCGGGACTGGTCCGGTGCCGAACTCGCCGACCGGCTCGGCATCAGCGCCCGTACGCTCCGCCGCGACGTCGACAAGCTGCGCGAACTCGACTATCCGGTGTGGGCCGGCATCGGGCCCGGTGCCCGTTATCGGCTCGGCTCGGGCGCCGCGCTGCCACCGCTGGTGCTCGACGACGACGAGGCGATAGCGGTCGCGGTGGCGTTGCGTACGGTCGCCGGTGGCGGCGTGACCGACATCGGCGAAACCGCCCTGCGGGCGCTGATGAAACTCGAACAGGTGCTGCCCTCGCGGCTGCGGCACCGGGTCGGGGCGATGCAGATCGACACCGTGCCGGTGGCGGCGGACGGGCCGGCGGTGGACACCGACCTGCTCACCCTGGTCGCGACCGCCTGCCGGGACCGGCAACTGCTGCGTTTCGACTACCGCTCCTACGACGACACGGAATCCGTACGCCGGACCGAGCCGTACCGGCTGGTGTCGTGGGGACGGCGGTGGTACCTGGTCGCCTGGGACCTCGACCGGGAGGGCTGGCGCAGTTTCCGGCTCGACCGGCTGCGGCCGTACACCCCGGTCGGGCCCCGGTTCGCCGGCACCCGGCAGCCGCCCGACAACGGCGACGCGGCGGCGTTCCTGTCGCGGTCGGTCGCGGAGGTCTGGCCGATCCAGGCGTCGGTCCTGCTCCATGCGCCGGCCGAGACGATCCGGGACCGGATCTGGCCGCTGCACGGGCGACTGGAGGCGGTCGACGGGCACACCTGCCGGCTGCACCTCGGCGCGGACACACCACGGATGCTGGCCTATCTGCTCAGCGTGCTCGACGTCGACTTCACCGTCGAGTCACCGCCGGAGATGGTGGCCCACCTGCACGCGGTCTCGGCCCGCTTCGACCGCGCCGCCATCTCCTCCTCGGCCTACTCCGATCTGAGCTTTGACTCCGGCCACCGGCAGACCCAACCAATCATCCATTGA